A window of the Ipomoea triloba cultivar NCNSP0323 chromosome 14, ASM357664v1 genome harbors these coding sequences:
- the LOC116003567 gene encoding cytochrome P450 CYP749A22-like → MDRMSGFAKAFGAVSDVASTAWAYAKELSNSPVLQPKLNILGVQSSQTRDLQGSSLTPLEDSLNGMFTGMVKSGEMIVEIWMKYDGKDVEVFQHFTLLASELVSNASLGSNCNIFPATGGIVKKNGEMDSKELLVANQESEKSSKISIEEVADEYKALCYVGCVATTSLLGWAIHKLSRDKNLQERARKEVIEMFGCQNPNLDGIARLKIVDEIIEDCQRQYPLLPFTKGTAQEESVPFKSPCYSAGTHLGLNFAKIEAKVVLSMILKRFAFTLSPSYIHSPVQGFTVTPKHGIRVILQKLEQEDSQMTRIVKTVGVIATIGVAAWGVYKVVGGLGLEEEMDQGKKKTMKNPGRPWENIPKNEFRNDPVARKAIFDRTHKLKKAGKCVKGML, encoded by the exons ATGGATCGGATGTCTGGGTTCGCCAAAGCATTTGGTGCTGTTTCAGATGTTGCTTCTACTGCCTGGGCCTATGCAAAGGAGCTTTCAAACTCACCAGTTCTTCAACCAAAACTCAACATCTTAGGAGTTCAGAGTTCCCAAACCAGAGATCTTCAAGGATCTTCCTTAACGCCATTAGAAGATAGCCTCAAC GGGATGTTTACTGGCATGGTCAAGAGTGGTGAAATGATTGTGGAAATTTGGATGAAATATGATGGCAAAGATGTTGAGGTCTTTCAACATTTCACCCTTCTTGCTTCAGAACTCGTTTCCAATGCATCTTTGGGAAGCAACTGCAACATATTTCCTGCCACTGG tgggatTGTGAAAAAGAATGGTGAGATGGATTCCAAGGAACTTTTAGTGGCCAATCAAGAAAGCGAAAAGAGCAGCAAGATTTCAATTGAAGAGGTTGCGGATGAGTACAAGGCGCTCTGTTACGTGGGGTGTGTTGCCACAACATCTCTCCTGGGATGGGCAATTCATAAGCTATCTAGAGACAAGAACTTGCAGGAAAGAGCAAGGAAAGAAGTGATTGAAATGTTTGGCTGCCAAAACCCCAATCTAGATGGCATTGCAAGACTGAAAATT GTGGATGAGATAATTGAAGATTGTCAGAGGCAATACCCTCTCCTGCCCTTCACCAAGGGAACTGCGCAAGAAGAATCTGTACCCTTCAAGTCTCCCTGTTACAGTGCTGGAACACATCTGGGGCTAAATTTCGCCAAGATTGAAGCCAAAGTTGTTCTTTCCATGATCCTAAAGCGTTTCGCCTTCACACTATCCCCATCTTACATCCACTCCCCGGTTCAGGGCTTCACAGTCACTCCAAAACATGGAATTCGAGTCATTCTCCAGAAGTTGGAACAGGAAGATAGCCAGATGACTAGGATTGTTAAAACTGTTGGTGTTATAGCTACTATAGGTGTTGCAGCATGGGGTGTATACAAGGTGGTTGGTGGTTTAGGACTAGAAGAAGAAATGGACCAAGGAAAGAAGAAGACGATGAAAAATCCAGGAAGGCCTTGGGAAAATATTCCTAAGAATGAGTTTAGAAACGATCCAGTAGCTCGCAAAGCTATATTTGATAGAACTCACAAACTCAAGAAAGCTGGGAAATGTGTAAAGGGTATGCTTTGA
- the LOC116005099 gene encoding uncharacterized protein LOC116005099, translating to MKFDDPFEVEEPISPYRDAITLDWDDETSPTRSSFDIEQLVKELTSKSMPMPSSFISHVESTISRGSDDDIIDPEIEKHFTAATSINLAFTNVAWSVLSLLTYLSLQLIQFTASTLRQIKILEYKIIEKTNEGYVGLANRDSELEDLKIKISVAEKELVELEKNVVSTLADYKSSSGYLDEAVQHPFILAPQIFKERNRAESFFKLILSTEIGRELVLKYGKWAYQTGQYNMQNRIILNLTRNLLHKYDLKRVLDILPEKIPDPGMAPAPFCETVSLEEISETETQESEIVRLNVDRTRTKLLILKNSVVWCLMLCARGCVYVCMYVCVCVGKGLGAGSSKKWG from the coding sequence ATGAAATTTGACGATCCCTTTGAGGTCGAAGAGCCTATTTCTCCGTACAGGGATGCCATTACTCTAGATTGGGATGATGAGACCTCCCCAACTCGATCATCCTTTGACATCGAGCAGCTTGTTAAAGAATTAACGTCaaagtcaatgccaatgccatcTTCCTTTATCAGTCATGTCGAATCAACCATATCTCGCGGAAGCGACGACGACATCATTGACCCCGAGATCGAGAAACACTTCACTGCGGCAACCTCGATAAATCTTGCATTTACTAATGTTGCATGGTCGGTATTATCGTTACTAACATATCTTAGCTTGCAGCTGATTCAATTCACGGCGTCGACTTTGAGACAAATCAAAATATTAGAGTACAAAATCATTGAGAAGACAAATGAAGGTTATGTAGGTTTGGCCAATAGGGACAGTGAGCTTGAGGatctaaaaatcaaaatttccgTTGCTGAGAAGGAACTCGTTGAACTTGAAAAGAATGTTGTTTCAACTCTGGCCGACTACAAGTCATCGTCGGGCTACCTGGATGAAGCAGTTCAACACCCATTCATTCTGGCGCCTCAAATTTTCAAAGAGCGCAACCGGGCCGAGTCTTTTTTCAAGCTGATATTGTCCACTGAGATTGGGAGAGAGCTAGTGTTGAAATACGGCAAGTGGGCCTACCAGACTGGACAATACAATATGCAAAATCGAATCATTTTGAACCTTACTAGGAACTTATTACATAAGTATGACTTGAAGAGAGTGCTTGACATTCTGCCTGAGAAGATTCCTGATCCTGGAATGGCACCGGCACCATTTTGCGAGACTGTTAGTCTTGAAGAAATCTCGGAGACGGAAACCCAGGAGAGTGAAATCGTCCGCTTAAATGTTGACCGAACGAGAACTaagttattaattttaaaaaattcagttGTTTGGTGTTTGATGTTGTGTGCGCGTggatgtgtgtatgtatgtatgtatgtatgtgtgtgcgTAGGGAAGGGTTTAGGTGCAGGATCGAGTAAAAAATGGGGTTAG
- the LOC116005275 gene encoding uncharacterized protein LOC116005275 isoform X2 produces the protein MDSSSPNSGMDRMDGFAKKAFGAVSGVASTACGYAKQLPSSHINGMDLCGKAFGAVSGVSSTAWGYAKQLPISHINGKAFDAVSGVSSAACGYAKQLSNLATDQQKLNILAVQSSQITDLINLYGMCTGLGVNATTVGAVATVGVAAWGVYMLVGGPGKKMMKNPGRPWELIDAVEFRNNPIFRKAMFDRTHLLKAGLYIPA, from the exons ATGGATTCCTCTTCTCCAAACTCAGGCATGGATCGGATGGATGGGTTTGCAAAAAAAGCATTTGGTGCCGTTTCAGGCGTTGCTTCTACTGCCTGTGGCTATGCAAAGCAGCTTCCAAGTTCACACATAAATGGGATGGATTTGTGTGGGAAAGCATTTGGGGCTGTTTCAGGTGTTTCTTCTACTGCCTGGGGCTATGCAAAGCAACTTCCAATTTCACACATAAATGGGAAAGCATTTGATGCTGTTTCAGGTGTTTCTTCTGCTGCCTGTGGCTATGCAAAGCAGCTTTCAAACTTGGCAACAGATCAACAAAAACTCAACATCTTAGCGGTTCAGAGTTCTCAGATCACAGATCTTATAAACCTATAT GGGATGTGCACAGGACTTGGGGTAAACGCTACAACAGTTGGTGCTGTAGCTACAGTGGGCGTTGCAGCATGGGGTGTGTACATGCTGGTTGGTGGTCCAGgaaagaagatgatgaaaaatCCTGGAAG GCCTTGGGAACTCATTGACGCGGTTGAGTTTAGAAACAACCCAATATTTCGCAAAGCTATGTTTGACAGAACCCACCTACTCAAAGCAGGTCTTTATATCCCGGCCTAG
- the LOC116005275 gene encoding uncharacterized protein LOC116005275 isoform X1: MDSSSPNSGMDRMDGFAKKAFGAVSGVASTACGYAKQLPSSHINGMDLCGKAFGAVSGVSSTAWGYAKQLPISHINGKAFDAVSGVSSAACGYAKQLSNLATDQQKLNILAVQSSQITDLINLYGMCTGLGVNATTVGAVATVGVAAWGVYMLVGGPGKKMMKNPGRPWELIDAGPGKKMMKNPGRPWELIDAVEFRNNPIFRKAMFDRTHLLKAGLYIPA; this comes from the exons ATGGATTCCTCTTCTCCAAACTCAGGCATGGATCGGATGGATGGGTTTGCAAAAAAAGCATTTGGTGCCGTTTCAGGCGTTGCTTCTACTGCCTGTGGCTATGCAAAGCAGCTTCCAAGTTCACACATAAATGGGATGGATTTGTGTGGGAAAGCATTTGGGGCTGTTTCAGGTGTTTCTTCTACTGCCTGGGGCTATGCAAAGCAACTTCCAATTTCACACATAAATGGGAAAGCATTTGATGCTGTTTCAGGTGTTTCTTCTGCTGCCTGTGGCTATGCAAAGCAGCTTTCAAACTTGGCAACAGATCAACAAAAACTCAACATCTTAGCGGTTCAGAGTTCTCAGATCACAGATCTTATAAACCTATAT GGGATGTGCACAGGACTTGGGGTAAACGCTACAACAGTTGGTGCTGTAGCTACAGTGGGCGTTGCAGCATGGGGTGTGTACATGCTGGTTGGTGGTCCAGgaaagaagatgatgaaaaatCCTGGAAGGCCTTGGGAACTCATTGACGCTGGTCCAGgaaagaagatgatgaaaaatCCTGGAAGGCCTTGGGAACTCATTGACGCGGTTGAGTTTAGAAACAACCCAATATTTCGCAAAGCTATGTTTGACAGAACCCACCTACTCAAAGCAGGTCTTTATATCCCGGCCTAG